The Microbacterium sp. SORGH_AS_0862 genome has a segment encoding these proteins:
- a CDS encoding type IV toxin-antitoxin system AbiEi family antitoxin — MGSRFLYFPSELLSRAELTAACLDGDLVGLGEGFVPADTIETAALRAASLRPLVGERMAATHRSAAWVHGFIDEVPSRHDLQRISAHRLHEPVDRRFVYRDPRIPDEDLLRLGGVPVTTPARTLADLARGTDATARGLLGQCGERAPDAVHGAIAWLESRRRVPRRLAALALLQELVRTK; from the coding sequence ATGGGATCCCGTTTCCTCTATTTCCCGAGCGAACTGCTCAGCCGTGCCGAGCTCACGGCCGCCTGCCTCGACGGTGACCTCGTGGGACTCGGCGAGGGCTTCGTTCCCGCGGACACGATCGAGACGGCCGCGCTACGCGCCGCATCCCTGCGTCCGCTCGTCGGCGAACGAATGGCCGCGACGCACCGCAGCGCTGCTTGGGTGCACGGCTTCATCGACGAGGTGCCCAGCCGTCACGACCTTCAGCGCATCAGCGCGCATCGCCTGCACGAGCCCGTCGACCGGCGCTTCGTCTATCGCGATCCGCGCATCCCCGATGAGGATCTGCTCCGTCTCGGCGGCGTCCCCGTCACGACGCCGGCTCGCACCTTGGCCGATCTGGCGCGGGGCACCGATGCGACGGCCCGCGGCCTGCTGGGTCAGTGCGGCGAGCGGGCACCAGACGCCGTGCACGGCGCGATCGCGTGGCTCGAATCCAGACGACGCGTGCCGCGCCGCCTCGCCGCGCTCGCCCTTCTGCAGGAGCTCGTCAGGA